A single Dreissena polymorpha isolate Duluth1 chromosome 14, UMN_Dpol_1.0, whole genome shotgun sequence DNA region contains:
- the LOC127858780 gene encoding uncharacterized protein LOC127858780 — protein MRTKNPTPSRYHGKYRNYTKDNILKAYYEVKNHRSSLRKAAREYGVPYQTLRDRVSGKVDPEDFARETVLETEEELGLVEHAEQCARLGYGYSNMEMKKLAGELAFKLGRRKRDKPLSNCWLYGFLGRWRERLSTLKPSALDSNRAKNTTPEAVQTYFHNLKNTIDTLHLENRPDLIFNMDETGISPEHRPPNIIAPSNEKPHSVTSPRSATTTLIACANAAGSNIPPYFVFKGKRFNEDLMQGASAGAGYAMSDSGWSTTTVFQDYLKIHFLKHVKRDHENQPVLLILDGHTTHTSSELIQWALTNNIHIFVLPAHTSHVLQPLDVAVFGPFKRFYYSECSAYMKTNMGKIVTKYDIAAIACQAYLKAMSPWNIVSAFKKTGIYPLDKTAISQNQLYPCEAFRDETPLQKINALCSGKEAIDAYLQKKADAEKNKTTVQTNKKCNCMNKRKKLSKPNPGGKEITSEQYIEEVDLYSSQKVDVTPAFPQLTKSPQPSTSGLNVIHVNDIHINDSDNSTDSEGESEVCCVCGLFYPRRADENSFIKIVNWAQCDECGHWVHLAFCDKKRVLRRGDAFRCMHCII, from the exons ATGCGAACTAAAAAC CCCACTCCATCCAGATATCATGGCAAGTATAGAAACTATACAAAAGATAACATTCTAAAGGCTTACTATGAAGTAAAGAATCATAGATCGTCTCTGCGCAAGGCGGCGAGGGAATATGGTGTCCCCTACCAGACATTGAGGGACAGAGTCTCTGGCAAGGTTGATCCTGAAGATTTTGCGAGGGAAACCGTACTTGAGACAGAAGAGGAACTGGGGCTGGTAGAACATGCGGAACAATGTGCAAGATTGGGATACGGGTATTCAAATATGGAAATGAAAAAACTTGCCGGCGAACTGGCGTTCAAGCTTGGAAGAAGGAAAAGAGACAAACCCCTAAGTAACTGTTGGCTTTATGGTTTCTTGGGACGTTGGAGAGAAAGGCTTTCAACACTAAAGCCATCTGCTCTGGATTCCAACAGAGCGAAAAATACAACCCCAGAGGCCGTTCAGACATACTTTCACAATCTTAAGAATACCATTGACACCCTACATCTTGAAAACAGGCCAGACCTGATATTTAATATGGACGAGACTGGCATAAGTCCAGAGCACAGACCGCCAAATATTATTGCCCCTTCCAATGAAAAACCACATTCAGTAACGTCCCCACGATCAGCAACGACGACCCTCATAGCATGTGCCAACGCAGCTGGAAGCAACATACCTCCCTACTTTGTTTTTAAAG GTAAAAGATTCAACGAAGACTTAATGCAAGGTGCATCTGCTGGGGCCGGTTATGCTATGTCCGATTCCGGGTGGTCAACGACAACAGTTTTTCAGGATTACCTAAAAATCCATTTTCTAAAACATGTAAAACGGGACCACGAGAACCAACCCGTCCTACTTATACTTGATGGGCATACAACTCATACATCATCCGAGTTGATCCAATGGGCGCTTAccaacaacatacacatatttgtattgcCGGCGCACACTTCACATGTTTTACAACCTCTTGATGTCGCAGTGTTCGGGCCATTCAAGCGGTTTTATTACAGCGAATGTTCCGCGTACATGAAAACAAACATGGGTAAAATCGTAACTAAGTACGATATAGCTGCCATCGCCTGTCAAGCGTATCTAAAGGCTATGAGTCCGTGGAACATTGTGTCTGCCTTTAAGAAAACAGGAATATACCCACTTGACAAGACAGCAATTTCACAGAACCAATTATACCCGTGTGAAGCATTTAGAGACGAGACACCGCTTCAAAAGATAAATGCACTTTGTTCAGGAAAAGAGGCAATCGATGCTTATCTACAAAAAAAGGCAGAcgcagaaaaaaataaaacaactgtgCAAACAAATAAGAAATGTAACTGCATGAATAAGAGAAAAAAACTTTCTAAACCAAACCCTGGTGGTAAAGAAATCACGAGCGAGCAGTACATTGAAGAAGTAGACTTGTATTCCTCCCAAAAGGTTGACGTGACCCCAGCGTTTCCGCAGCTCACAAAAAGTCCACAGCCCTCTACAAGTGGGTTAAATGTCATTCACGTAAATGACATTCACATAAATGACAGCGACAACTCAACTGATTCAGAAGGGGAAAGCGAGGTCTGCTGCGTATGTGGACTTTTTTATCCTCGCAGAGCTGACGAAAATtcgtttattaaaatagtaaactGGGCACAGTGTGATGAGTGCGGACATTGGGTTCACCTTGCTTTCTGTGACAAGAAAAGAGTCTTGAGGAGGGGAGATGCTTTTCGGTGCATGCACTGCATAATTTAA